The Camelina sativa cultivar DH55 chromosome 18, Cs, whole genome shotgun sequence DNA window aaaaaaaagaagatattattTACTCCTACAaataaagtgtttttttttttttaatatcttcatGCCAGGTGAAATTTAAACGATCCACGGAAAAGCATTAAGATATTTTCTTCATACAAATCTCTAACGAAAATATCTCGCAGTTCTCGTTGGAGATTATAGATATACTGAGCTGGATATAACAAAGGGTCTTTTTAACTTGAATAGTGCTCTGCTCCCTTAAATTATAATGCTAGTTTAACTTTGCCTTGTTTATTTAAGTTTAGTGCGCTCTTGGTATTAGTATCCCTAATGGCTTCGTTTTTAAATAAAGAACAAGCGATAGATTACCGAAAAAAAGTAGaggaaaatccaaaaatagTTTTGAGAGAAATTGAGACAATGATATATATTGTGTtgtcatttattttattttgttaaatccaactaagaaaaagtttataatgCTTTTGAGTGGAAAGATCCAAGTtagcaattttttatttaatttattttaaagtagaaAACGACAATGTATTCTCCAACTTGCATCGTTTTGGCAGAAGCTTCCAACGTGGAGATAaattattgaaacaaaagaTGGGATGACAACAATTAATAATTccaaaagttacaaaataaaataaacgtGTCAACTGTCAGGTAATCCTCCTGATAGAGAGAGATCCACCTCTATTTGAATATGACTTtgagattttgagttttatttccattgtatacaaaatttatttggtcTAACATTAGTTTCTGATTCATACCACGTTGTGTTGgcgcttaaaaaaaaaatccgttaACAGTATTACTCTACTTTCGTTAAAAAAATCGATTCGGGAAAAACTTTCTTGGTGATCACATTGATGTATGCAATAGAAATTGATATGGTGgtggtatatatatgtgtaagaTTGTCCAGATTCTTTTCTATAACCTCAACTTGAACTTTTCAACAGAATGATGCACtagttatatttttacttttgaatataatttaacattattttaaaaagaaaatgcatgCAATAGAAATTGTTGTGGTGGTGGTATGTGTAAGTAAGATTGTCCAGATTTAGTGGGAACCATAAGGAATATATTGGGCCAATGATGGGCCAAAAATGGGTAACAATTGCATCCCCATGATCAATCCTTGTCGATGCTCGAATTGACGGTTGATTTGACTTTGTCGTTTTatttagatgttttgtttgtccATTTAGGGTTGGCTTGATTACAAATTGAGTTAAACGAATCATCAtgcaaacaaaaccaaaaaagggTAAGAAACTATGTCACTAATTTAATCAATATTGTACACAAGAAGTTTTAAAGTTGTTTACCATTAAtcataattagttaattaccATCGTACTACCCAAAGATATCAACAAAACTTTGGATCCGTATACTAGAAACTTTGTGGTTATCGCCTGCTGATATTATTAGCAGTGTTATTGTCAACTTTGCACGAACATATGTAATcattaactaaattaaatagATCAAACTATGTTGATTTTTTAGGATTTCTTAAGATATAAGGTTAAATGCCGAATTATGATTCAATGATTGGACTCACGCCCAACGTGGTTGTACGGAAATTTCCTAAGCCACCGTGTCATTCCTTTCTAGCCGTTTTTGATTCAGTTGAATCAATAATAAGCTCCACACTGCACAAGCATTTTAAgaattgtaatacattttttttcctctaagtGATACATGCATTAATTATAGTAAGataaactataatattctaaaatagttAAGAAGAAtttatattgtgtatatatattattttatattattttctttcatgaccatttctctataaatagatcAATGCCACTTGAACCCTAACACACACATGCACATGAAATTATCATCCTTTTCCCACAactcaaaaaaagaaatcatgtcTTTCACCACAAACCCACATCGTCGCCGCCTCGCCTCAACCACCACAAGCGCAACGGTAGCTGTAGACTGCCATCAACAAGTTCGTTCATGGCGGCTCCTTCGCACCATCGTCCAACTTCTCCTCCCATCTTGTTACTGTACAATCGTAGATCCAAGTGATATTCAAGAAGACAAATCATCTCACCGCCATATCAAACCAAGAACCTCTTCCGCTTCCTCAACCACCACAAACTCCACTTTTACCGGGACAATATTTGGTTTCCGCCGTGGCAAAGTAAACTTCTGCATTCAAGCAACAaactccaaaaccctaaacccaatcATTGTCCTCTTAGAGCTCACCGTCCCTACCGAGGTCTTAGCTCGTGAAATGCGAGGAGGCGTGCTAAGAATCGCTCTCGAATCAAACAATAATGACGGATATGATTCACAtgaagatttttcttcttcttcacttcttacAACACCTTTATGGAACATGTTTTGCAACGGTCGGAAAGTCGGATTCGCCATCAAACGGGAGCCTTCAAAAGCCTTGCTAGCCGCGTTGAAGGTCCTTACTCCGGTGGCTGAAGGAGCCGGAGTTGTTAACGGAGAAGAGATTAACCGAGATAAGAGTGATCATATGATGTACTTAAGAGCGAGTTTCAAACGAGTGTTTGGATCGTTTGATTCTGAATCTTTTCATCTCGTCGACCCACGTGGGATTATCGGACAAGAATTAAGTATCTTCTTTTTTAGATCGTCAAAAAAATGATCTTGAATCAGTGCACTTGCATACTATACGTTTGGATTATTTCGAGATTCATCggtggtttgtttttttttgtttgttccttttttGCAAGTTTCTATTAGGCAAACTGAACCGATTAATCTGTGTCGTAGTGTTTTTTAGGCTGTGCTTAATTAGATGAAAATGTAATAAGCATAGCTTTTGATGATCTCAACTTTTGTATAGTAGTGGTGACCATGTGTTTCTTATAGTGCAAATTTTAATCTTCTATATCTTTACATTTTGCTTTCtattattgtcaataatttGGCGAATAAAGTTAATAATTTTGGTTGGCAACGAAACGAAAAATGAATTATTGTATAGTTAAATTTCTTAATTCGTTTGTTACTTTATAACATGCACTATATATATGGAGTACTTTACAAAcgaaaatacatatattaatatataagtatCAAAAGGATAATATCCAATTCAAGTGTAAAGAAAATGACTATATAGCTAGTTTTTAAAACGATaacatatatcatattttttaatctacgGATTCAactgataatatattttttgtttaattgacTAAAAACACAATTTATAGTTAACGGTGATCAACTCATCTATTAATTAAACGGGATCGCCAACTTAACTCCAAAGTTTTTGTGAACAATCCATGATCCatcaatagtttttttcttttttccatctcttaaataaagaaaagctcGTACGTGGGGTTGAGGTCAACGAGGGCCGAGAGTTATCATGGTAGAATAATAAAGAGTCCACGCGGCGAATCCATCACTACAAGAACACTAAcaactttaaattaaaataataataaatttacgTAAATAGACAGAACCAGATAATTTATTAGTATTACAACATTATTCATTCGTGACTTTATTACTTTTGATTAGAGAAAATGGCAAGCTGGTTGGTCTTAGCTGTTGTTGATTCCCTCTGTCTTTCCAatgttgttcttttgtttatagccataaaaaaaatcaataaatcacaaaactcttttcattatttaacttttacagatctacattttttaaaaaatcaaattctgaTAGGAAATAATCTTTTTAAGCTAAATGCTGTTGTTGGTTAAGTTTGAAGTTGACTTGAGAAATAAGCTACACTAATCCTATTAGAGTTATGATTCTAAAGAAATAAGGATCAAAGATaagttaggagttatctaatttATGAGGTTTTTCCTAGTAGGATTAGGTTAGgtgttttactatatatatatatgtcgagGCATGACGTAAATAAGTGTGGTCTTTGAGGAAGAGAGAGTTTAAGAGTTTGAGAGCTTTAAGTTTTTGAGAGAATTTTCCTAAAGATAATAAAAGAAGAGTTGTTTCTTTTAGTGAGATCTTAAACTTAAAAACAagaattggtatcagagctatggGAGACAACAGAGCTATGGGAGATATTGTTGAACCAGCAAAGACAATGGAAGGAGGAGGATCTTCTTCCCTGAAGTGTCCTATGTTAAACTCCACAAACTATACAGTTTGGGCTATGAAGATGCGGATTCTTCTCAGGATACACAAGGTATGGCCAATAATTGAGACACCAGGGGACGACAACGACATGAATGATATGGCGATGGCACTATTGTTTCAATCCATCCTAGAAGCCCTTATTTTGCAAGTTGGAGAACTCGACACGGCAAAGAAAGTTTGGGATGCAATTCAATCAAGACATGTTGGAGCAGAAAGAGTTAAAGAAGCAAGGTTGCAGACGTTAATGGCCGAGTTTGATCGCCTCAAGATGAAGGATACAGAGAAGATTGATGACTTTGGTGGAAAGTTATCAGAGATCTCCTCTAAATCTGCAGCTCTTGGTGAAAACATTGATCAATCGAAACttgttaaaaagtttttgaagTGTCTCCCATGGACAAAGTTCATACACATGGTAGCTTCATTAGAACAAGTTTTAGACCTCAATAAGACGAGTTTCGAGGATATTGTTGGTCGATTAAAAGCATATGAAGAACGTatctcagaggaagaagaagaagctgatacGACTGCAGAACAGAGTCAAACTAAGCTGTTATATGCAAATAATGACACACAACCTAGCTATTCACCGGTCCGGTTCCAGTTCCAGTTTCTGTTCCACCAACTCGTGATTACTATAGTAGTTACAGAGGCAGAGGTCGCGGAGGACGCTATAACTACAGAGGAAGAGGTCGCGGGAGATCCTATGATAACAGAGACTTATCAGAGGTAACATGCTTTCGGTGTGATAAACAGGGACACTTTGCTTCAAGATGTCCAGATCGTTTACTCAAattacaagaaacacaagagaagGATAATGAAACAGAAAATGCATATGAGCTTATGATGCATGAGATAGTGTTTCTTAATGAGAAGAAGGTTGTTCCTAGTAAATTTGAGATGCatagaggagaagaagacatgTGGTACCTTGATAATGGAGCTAGTAACCACATGAGTGGTGATTTAAGGTATTTTTCGAAGGTTGACTACTCAATTACCGGACAAGTGAAATTTGGTGTTGATTCTCGGATAGACATCAAAGGGAAAGGCATTGTGAAGTTTACAGATGAGAATGGTGAGCTACGGACATTGACTAATGTCTATTTTATTCCAGGACTCAAAAGTAATATTATTAGTCTTGGTCAAGCTACAGAATCAGGTTGTGATGTAAGGATGAAGGGAGATTACTTGACTGTACATGATCATGAAGGAAAGTTACTtgtcaaaactttaaaatccaaaaatcgaCTCTATAAGGTTCGAATGGGGGTTAAAAGTAATGTGTGTATACAGTCTGCAGTTTCAGGTGACTCTTACACATGGCATGCAAGGCTGGGGCATGTCAATTTTGAATCAATTAAATCNCCGGTTCCAGTTCCAGTTTCTGTTCCACCAACTCGTGATTACTATAGTAGTTACAGAGGCAGAGGTCGCGGAGGACGCTATAACTACAGAGGAAGAGGTCGCGGGAGATCCTATGATAACAGAGACTTATCAGAGGTAACATGCTTTCGGTGTGATAAACAGGGACACTTTGCTTCAAGATGTCCAGATCGTTTACTCAAattacaagaaacacaagagaagGATAATGAAACAGAAAATGCAGATGAGCTTATGATGCATGAGATAGTGTTTCTTAATGAGAAGAAGGTTGTTCCTAGTAAATTTGAGATGCatagaggagaagaagacatgTGGTACCTTGATAATGGAGCTAGTAACCACATGAGTGGTGATTTAAGGTATTTTTCGAAGGTTGACTACTCAATTACCGGACAAGTGAAATTTGGTGATGATTCTCGGATAGACATCAAAGGGAAAGGCATTGTGAAGTTTACAGATGAGAATGGTGAGCTACGGACATTGACTAATGTCTATTTTATTCCAGGACTCAAAAGTAATATTATTAGTCTTGGTCAAGCTACAGAATCAGGTTGTGATGTAAGGATGAAGGGAGATTACTTGACTGTACATGATCATGAAGGAAAGTTACTtgtcaaaactttaaaatccaaaaatcgaCTCTATAAGGTTCGAATGGGGGTTAAAAGTAATGTGTGTTTACAGTCTGCAGTTTCAGGTGACTCTTACACATGGCATGCAAGGCTGGGGCATGTCAATTTTGAATCAATTAAATCCATGATTCAAAGAGAGCTAGTTAATGGAGTTCCGCATATACAGTTTGAGAAGAGGATTTGCAGCTCATGCCTTTTTGGGAAACAGACAAGACAAGTATTTCCCCAAGCAAGTATTTTTCGAGCAACCAAAGTGTTGGAACTTATCCATGGTGATTTGTGTGGTCCGATATCACCAAATACTGCAGCTGG harbors:
- the LOC104762723 gene encoding protein MIZU-KUSSEI 1-like produces the protein MSFTTNPHRRRLASTTTSATVAVDCHQQVRSWRLLRTIVQLLLPSCYCTIVDPSDIQEDKSSHRHIKPRTSSASSTTTNSTFTGTIFGFRRGKVNFCIQATNSKTLNPIIVLLELTVPTEVLAREMRGGVLRIALESNNNDGYDSHEDFSSSSLLTTPLWNMFCNGRKVGFAIKREPSKALLAALKVLTPVAEGAGVVNGEEINRDKSDHMMYLRASFKRVFGSFDSESFHLVDPRGIIGQELSIFFFRSSKK